GCGTATCGGCGACAGCGACGACGCGCGCGGCGTCCCGTTCGTAACTGCCGACCACTGGGATTTTGCGGAGATCCTCGCTCTTGGTGATGCCGTGTTGGGACTCAGTGACTCTGCGCAACTGCCGGCGCGCTACGAAAGTGCGCTGTGGCTCGCCGGGGAAACCGCGCTGGCACAACCCCAGCCGCGCCCCCGGGCCCAGCGCCGTTCGGAACTGCTCGCGCACGGTGGCTACGCGATATTGCGTTCGACTACCGGCCCCGAACAGGACCGCCTGGTCTTCGATTGCGGGCCGCTCGGCTACTTGCCGCACGCCAGCCACGGTCACGCTGATCTGCTCAGCGTACTGGTCGATGTCGGGGGAGAAGAGATGCTCATCGATCCCGGCACCTTTGCCTACTACGACGAGCACGGCCGCCGCGACCTGTTTCGTTCCACCCGCATGCACAACACCGTCGAGATCGGCGGTCGCGATCAGGCCGACGCCTTCGACCCGTTCAAATGGCTGAACCTCCCACGCAACGGGCGCGAGCTGTTCCATCGCGGGCACGGCTTCGACTACGTCGAGGCTTGGCACGACGGTTACCGGCGCTTGCGGCCCGCGGTGCGCCACCGCCGCGCCGTGGTTGGGCTTGCCGGCGGCTGGCTGCTGATCGACTGGCTTGAGGGACGCGGTCGCCACCATTTTACTCGCTGGTTCCACGCACTGCCGGGCGCCGGCGTCGAGCTTGTCGGTGCTGCAACGGTCCGGCTGTCGGCTCCGTCCGGCCGCGGCCGGCTCATCGTCCAAGATCTCGCTGCCGCAAACGCCCTAGAACCAACCATCGTCACCAGCGCTGTCGCCCCGTATTCCGAACGCTACGCCGAGATTACCCAAGCGCCGGCAATTGGTTTCGCCGACCACGCCACGCTGCCAGCCGTGCGCCTGACGCTGCTGGCCGTGCAACCCAGCGACACGCCGCCGCTGCTGGTCAGGGCAGTCAGTGGCGAGCGCCAAGCCGGCGCGGTGTGGGTCAGCCTCGGCGACGCCAGCGGCGCACTGGTTGACGTTGTGGTACGCACCACCACTGCCCCGACGCGCATCGGGGCAATCACCACCGATGCCCGCACCGCCATCGCGCGGCGCGATCGTTCCGGCACAGCCGAACCGGAGGTGCTGCTCTCGGGCGGACGGCAGATCGACGGCATCCGTGCGCACTAGCTTCATCACCTGGTATCCTTACTGCCGCCGCAGCGACACCCTGGCCGCGGCGTTGGGGGGCACCTCGCACCTCATCCACTACTTGTCGTTCAAACGCCCGTTGCAGGCGCCGCTGAAGTATGTGCTGCAAACGGTGGCGACGTTGCACCGGCTGCGCCGGGAACAGCCGGACTGCCTACTGGTGGCTGTGCCGCCGATTTTCGCTGCCTTGCCGGTCTGGGGCTACGCGCGCCGGCGCGGTGCCCGCTTCGTGGTCGACGCCCACACCGGCATCTTCGAGCACGGCCGCTGGCGCTGGCTGCTGCCGCTGACCAAAGCGGTGTTTCGACGCGCGGATGCGGTCATAGTCACCGGCAACCATCTCCGCGATGTCGTCGCCTCCTGGGGAGCGCAACCAGTGGTCATCGGCGATGTTCCGGTACGCTTCGGACCCGGCCGCGCTCCGGCCCCGTGTGCCGGCCCACGGGTGGTGGTGGTCAACACCTTTTCCGTCGATGAACCTGTGGCCGAGCTGCTGGCCGCGGCGCGCATGGTCACCGAAGCTGGCTTCTTCGTCACCGGCGATACGCGCCATG
The DNA window shown above is from Deltaproteobacteria bacterium and carries:
- a CDS encoding glycosyltransferase family 4 protein, yielding MRTSFITWYPYCRRSDTLAAALGGTSHLIHYLSFKRPLQAPLKYVLQTVATLHRLRREQPDCLLVAVPPIFAALPVWGYARRRGARFVVDAHTGIFEHGRWRWLLPLTKAVFRRADAVIVTGNHLRDVVASWGAQPVVIGDVPVRFGPGRAPAPCAGPRVVVVNTFSVDEPVAELLAAARMVTEAGFFVTGDTRHASPAWLAAKPANVVFTGFISEQDYAGLLRAADVVVVLTTHDHTMQRGGYEAMALGKPLVTSDWGILRETFSRGTVHVNSEPVTIAAGIRRALSESRQLSAEMSSLRQERQTIFETRLSELLTVIGRAAPIPEPLRATVTQELR
- a CDS encoding alginate lyase family protein, with amino-acid sequence MGPAEILHRGWRTAAKRIPRRRIDDRLPLTESLAACLLPQVMADDPALCFATRTAVRGFFSTNERPRLASVARAHLRPEVARAVATADAIVTDGIELLGRRFHPTRPDFDWLADPERGRCWPLAVLDDSDAVRGAAADVKFVWEVNRHQFLVTLARAAIYTGDEQYARHCITMARRWIATNPAGLGVNWASNLEVAMRAISWVWTLQFLLGTPALGNDDLRLWLASLRQHRDHLDRHLSVYTDPTNHLIGEAAALAIVAIWLPEWDNSARLRDRALATLAGEIERQVAEDGVDREQSTSYQRFVLDLILQVIALAHRNQLPLPTVLVTRAAAMLDAIRALVGPNQQAPRIGDSDDARGVPFVTADHWDFAEILALGDAVLGLSDSAQLPARYESALWLAGETALAQPQPRPRAQRRSELLAHGGYAILRSTTGPEQDRLVFDCGPLGYLPHASHGHADLLSVLVDVGGEEMLIDPGTFAYYDEHGRRDLFRSTRMHNTVEIGGRDQADAFDPFKWLNLPRNGRELFHRGHGFDYVEAWHDGYRRLRPAVRHRRAVVGLAGGWLLIDWLEGRGRHHFTRWFHALPGAGVELVGAATVRLSAPSGRGRLIVQDLAAANALEPTIVTSAVAPYSERYAEITQAPAIGFADHATLPAVRLTLLAVQPSDTPPLLVRAVSGERQAGAVWVSLGDASGALVDVVVRTTTAPTRIGAITTDARTAIARRDRSGTAEPEVLLSGGRQIDGIRAH